From the genome of Lotus japonicus ecotype B-129 chromosome 6, LjGifu_v1.2, one region includes:
- the LOC130726388 gene encoding tyrosine/DOPA decarboxylase 2-like: MNPLDPKEFRKQGHMIIDFLADYYQNVANYPVLSQVEPGYLAKLLPPFAPHNPESIETILQDLQQHIIPGITHWQSPNYFAYFPSSGSTAGFLGEMISTGLNVVGFNWVSSPAATELESIVMDWLGQALKLPDAFLFKGGGGGVLLGTTCEAILATLVASRDQILHQIGSENLTKLVVYGSDQTHCSVQKAAHIVGIHPKNIRAIKTVKSKSFSLEPEALLSAIQSDVKKGLVPCYLCVTVGTTSTTAIDPIGPLCKVAKDYSMWVHVDAAYAGSACICPEFRHLIDGVEDADSFSFNAHKWFLTNLDCCCLWVKDPPSLVKFLSTNSVYLENSASETKQVVDYKDWQIPLSRRFRALKVWLVLRSYGVANLRNFLRSHVEMAKTFEELVKKDTRFEIVVPRNLAVVFFRLLPSVTTKFANGKVQNGNLIANGKVQNGNIIANGKVQNGDLKTKDVANEMNRKLLDSINGSGTVYMTHAVVGGIFVIRCAIGATLTEEMHVIKAWKVVQEHADVIIKY; this comes from the coding sequence ATGAACCCCTTAGATCCTAAAGAATTTAGAAAGCAAGGGCACATGATCATTGACTTCCTTGCTGATTACTACCAGAATGTTGCCAACTATCCAGTGTTAAGCCAAGTAGAACCTGGTTACCTTGCAAAATTGTTGCCCCCTTTTGCCCCTCACAATCCTGAATCCATTGAAACCATCCTACAAGACTTGCAGCAACACATAATCCCAGGCATAACTCACTGGCAGAGTCCTAATTACTTTGCTTACTTTCCCTCCAGTGGAAGCACAGCAGGGTTTCTTGGAGAGATGATAAGCACTGGACTCAATGTTGTTGGGTTCAACTGGGTGTCATCTCCGGCCGCAACAGAGCTAGAAAGCATTGTCATGGATTGGCTTGGCCAGGCTCTAAAGCTCCCTGATGCTTTCCTTTTCAAAGGTGGTGGAGGAGGTGTTTTGCTAGGGACAACTTGTGAGGCCATCTTGGCCACACTAGTTGCATCCAGAGATCAAATCCTTCATCAAATCGGTAGCGAAAATTTAACAAAGCTTGTTGTTTATGGCTCTGATCAAACACATTGTTCAGTTCAAAAAGCAGCTCATATAGTAGGAATTCACCCCAAAAACATCAGGGCCATCAAGACTGTGAAGTCAAAATCATTCAGTTTGGAACCAGAAGCTCTATTATCAGCAATTCAGTCAGATGTTAAAAAGGGGTTGGTTCCTTGTTATCTCTGTGTCACTGTGGGCACAACTTCAACAACTGCAATTGATCCAATAGGACCACTGTGTAAGGTGGCAAAAGATTACTCCATGTGGGTCCATGTTGATGCTGCTTATGCCGGTAGTGCATGCATTTGCCCTGAGTTTCGACACTTGATTGATGGTGTTGAGGATGCTGACTCGTTTAGCTTCAATGCTCACAAATGGTTTCTGACAAACTTAGACTGTTGCTGCCTTTGGGTGAAGGATCCACCTTCTCTGGTAAAGTTCTTGTCAACAAATTCAGTGTACTTGGAGAACAGTGCTTCCGAGACCAAGCAAGTGGTGGACTACAAAGATTGGCAGATACCGTTAAGCCGGAGATTTCGCGCACTGAAGGTGTGGCTTGTGCTCCGAAGTTATGGTGTGGCTAATCTTCGAAACTTCCTTAGGAGTCATGTTGAAATGGCAAAAACTTTTGAGGAGTTGGTAAAGAAGGACACCAGGTTTGAGATTGTAGTCCCTAGAAATCTTGCTGTTGTTTTCTTTAGGCTTTTACCATCAGTGACTACAAAGTTTGCTAATGGAAAGGTCCAAAATGGAAATCTCATTGCTAATGGAAAGGTCCAAAATGGAAATATCATTGCCAATGGAAAGGTCCAAAACGGAGACCTCAAAACTAAGGATGTTGCAAATGAGATGAATCGTAAACTGTTAGATTCCATAAATGGTTCAGGCACTGTGTACATGACTCATGCTGTTGTTGGAGGAATTTTTGTGATTAGGTGTGCAATAGGGGCAACCTTAACAGAAGAAATGCATGTGATCAAGGCCTGGAAGGTGGTGCAAGAACATGCAGATGTCATCATAAAATACTAA
- the LOC130723887 gene encoding pectinesterase inhibitor 1-like, with product MDYHAAKTCLLIISLISLADAVPSTRNNIHNVQHNLHDLRSELRSDLSAFCQKTTNPTLCAKTIQPHFLHNNLDPFKALEIEVEATLNQTKKTIAIISELLAKHDISKSLKGSLDTCKEQYDSIMDSIKETIDAIARKDVIEAKFKFSAVISFQSSCKDAFEGLDDFPIASDSDEVFQLGGNCLDIIADLEKAFPHHDAPVEESTPSAFSNIIGTLS from the coding sequence ATGGACTATCACGCGGCAAAAACTTGTCTACTcatcatatctctcatttctctcGCTGACGCGGTGCCCTCGACCCGCAACAACATCCACAACGTCCAACACAACCTCCACGACCTCCGATCAGAACTCCGATCCGACCTCTCAGCATTCTGCCAGAAAACCACCAACCCCACCCTCTGCGCCAAAACCATCCAACCCCACTTCCTCCACAACAACCTCGACCCATTCAAAGCCCTCGAGATCGAAGTCGAAGCCACCTTAAACCAAACCAAGAAAACCATCGCCATCATCAGCGAGTTGCTTGCAAAACACGACATCTCCAAATCCCTGAAAGGCTCCCTCGACACGTGCAAGGAGCAGTATGACAGCATCATGGATTCCATCAAAGAAACCATTGATGCCATTGCGAGGAAGGATGTGATCGAAGCGAAGTTCAAGTTCAGTGCTGTGATTTCGTTTCAATCTTCTTGCAAGGACGCGTTTGAAGGGTTGGATGATTTTCCCATTGCTTCGGATTCTGATGAGGTGTTCCAGCTCGGAGGAAACTGCTTGGACATCATTGCAGATTTGGAAAAAGCTTTTCCTCACCATGATGCTCCGGTGGAGGAGTCAACTCCTTCTGCGTTTAGCAACATCATCGGAACACTGTCATAG
- the LOC130724720 gene encoding patatin-like protein 6, with protein MAALNTMDSTFEVDKLTYEIFSILENKFLFGYADAENPKNSVPNLAQFSSKLDNNTAGKVRILCIDGAGSTDGILAAKSLAHLESCLRRKSGDPNASIAGYFDAVAGSGVGGVLAALLFTRGSDGLPMFTADEAVKYLTDNRSKISRKPAGFLRRRVFRQVSKAEKLFQKTFGECTLRDTLKPVLIPCYDLVTRAPFVFSRADALEMDGYDFKMRDVCAATSADPASVGPTEMRSLDGRTKILAVDGGVAMNNPTAAAVTHVLNNKHEFPFCNGVSDLLVLSLGNGESDFNAVNSPSGFVKIAGEGASDMIDQAVSMAFGECGMNNYVRIQSNRVMAKAESKAASDLLAVSEEMLGQKNVESILFKGRKVAENTNLDKLELFGGELIKEHERRKTSILPTVVLKNSSPSPRTSSATTLSSLSSSC; from the exons ATGGCGGCACTGAACACCATGGATTCTACCTTCGAGGTCGACAAGCTCACCTACGAAATCTTCTCCATCTTGGAGAACAAGTTCCTCTTCGGCTACGCCGACGCCGAGAATCCCAAGAATTCAGTTCCCAATTTGGCGCAATTTTCATCAAAATTGGATAACAACACCGCCGGCAAGGTCAGGATCCTCTGCATTGACGGCGCCGGCTCCACCGACGGAATCCTCGCCGCCAAATCCCTCGCTCACCTCGAATCCTGCCTCCGCCGCAAGTCCGGCGACCCAAACGCGAGCATCGCAGGATACTTCGACGCCGTCGCAGGCTCCGGCGTCGGCGGAGTCCTCGCCGCGCTTCTCTTCACCCGCGGCAGCGACGGGCTCCCGATGTTCACCGCCGATGAGGCGGTAAAGTACCTCACCGACAACCGGAGCAAGATCTCCCGGAAGCCGGCTGGGTTTCTCCGCCGGCGAGTTTTCCGGCAAGTGTCAAAGGCGGAGAAGCTTTTCCAGAAGACGTTCGGCGAGTGCACGCTGAGGGACACTCTGAAGCCGGTGCTGATCCCCTGCTACGACCTCGTGACGCGCGCGCCGTTCGTTTTCTCCCGCGCTGACGCGCTCGAAATGGACGGTTACGATTTCAAGATGCGCGACGTGTGCGCTGCCACGTCAGCTGACCCTGCCTCAGTGGGCCCCACTGAGATGCGGTCTTTGGACGGAAGGACGAAGATCTTGGCCGTCGACGGCGGCGTCGCGATGAACAACCCAACCGCCGCCGCCGTCACGCACGTGCTGAATAACAAGCATGAGTTTCCGTTCTGTAACGGCGTTTCTGACCTGTTAGTCCTTTCCCTTGGCAACGGAGAGTCAGACTTCAACGCCGTTAACTCGCCGTCAGGGTTTGTGAAAATCGCCGGTGAAGGTGCTTCCGATATG ATTGATCAAGCTGTATCAATGGCATTTGGAGAATGTGGGATGAACAATTATGTGAGGATTCAGTCAAACCGGGTGATGGCGAAGGCCGAAAGCAAGGCGGCGTCGGATTTGTTGGCGGTATCGGAGGAGATGTTGGGTCAGAAGAATGTGGAGTCTATTTTGTTCAAAGGAAGGAAGGTAGCAGAGAACACAAATTTGGACAAGTTGGAATTGTTTGGTGGTGAATTGATCAAGGAACATGAGAGGAGAAAAACTAGCATTTTGCCAACTGTGGTGTTGAAGAATTCCTCTCCCTCACCAAGAACATCATCTGCTACTACTTTGTCATCTTTGTCTTCAAGCTGTTAG
- the LOC130726554 gene encoding accelerated cell death 11 has protein sequence MADSNGDKTLRLIAGAFKDLASAVADSQKAEVEVAPFSQACSLVSPLFGCLGVAFKFAERDYVAKVVDLSEASKSIPTLHSLIDRDVQADSVRTAGSHTRNLLRVKRGLDMVRVLFEQMLVTEGNSLRDPASKAYEQVFAPYHGWAIRKAVSAGMYLLPTKEQLLQKLNEDEASAKDQMQIYVSSSASLIQYIDKLFVSRDLGIDW, from the exons ATGGCGGATAGCAACGGCGACAAAACACTGCGTCTAATCGCCGGCGCATTCAAGGACCTCGCCAGCGCAGTCGCCGATTCGCAGAAGGCAGAGGTGGAGGTTGCTCCCTTCTCGCAGGCATGCTCTCTCGTCTCCCCTCTCTTCGGATGCTTAGGTGTGGCCTTCAAATTCGCTGAAAGGGATTATGTTGCCAAG GTTGTAGATTTATCAGAGGCATCGAAGTCCATTCCGACTTTACATTCTTTGATTGATCGGGATGTACAAGCTGATTCTGTCAGGACTGCGGGCAGCCATACCAGAAATCTGTTGAGAGTAAAGCGTGGACTTGACATGGTCAGAGTACTCTTTGAACAAATGCTAGTCACTGA GGGAAACTCCCTTAGGGATCCAGCTTCCAAGGCTTATGAGCAGGTATTTGCACCTTACCATGGTTGGGCTATCAGGAAAGCTGTTTCTGCTGGAATGTATCTCCTTCCTACAAAGGAACAGCTTTTGCAGAAACTCAATGAGGACG AGGCGTCAGCAAAAGATCAAATGCAAATATATGTCTCGTCATCGGCATCTCTAATCCAATATATTGACAAACTCTTTGTTTCCAGAGACTTGGGAATAGATTGGTGA